The nucleotide window TGCAACCAATTTCTTTGATTCAATGGAAGATGTAGACCAACATCCCAACATGATGCACCCTAAAGATGTATCAAATACGCTTATTCATGTTCTTGAAACTCCAGATAATTTCTTGATAAATGAGTTAATTATGCGTCCATTAGATCCAAAAGCACCTGCTAAATAATATGGCAAACAGATTCTTACTCATCGGACTTTTCATCTTAACCGCACTCCAGCTCAGTTGTGTTGAAGAATACAAGGTTGAAGCACCTGCTGATTTAATGAGTGAGGATCTGTATTTAGATATCTTTCTGGAATTGGAGCTACTTAAGGTGTATTACGATCCAAGTTTACCACCTCAGAAACCCGACTCTTTACTCAATGCTATTTGGGATAAATATGACATATCGAAAGAGGAATTTCTAACAAGTCATCAGTTTTATCAAAGCCAAGTTGCGGCTCAACAAGTTAGAGTAGACAGTGTTATAAAGCGGATTGATCGACTCATGGTACTCTTTGAAAATGTGCAAGACTCAACTGAACAACTGAAAGGCCCTGCTCCCGTTCAGCTAGATGATGTAATGGAGTAAAGTCCAGTTTCTTCTTCAACCGCTTCTATGCGTTCTTCTTTTAGTAGATATTGAATGATCGATTGCGCTGTATTAAGGTCAATATTTAATGCCGACTTTAACTGTTCAGCACTACGAGGCTGACTCGCCAGCTGCTGCATCGATGCCCGCAATAGTTTGGCATCCATGCCCTGTGATTGCCACTTCTCATTCGTCTTTATACAATTGTCGCAATGTCCACATTCTTGAGTTTCTGAATTCCCAAAATATTGCTGAAGGAAAACCTCTCTACAGCTATTTGATAGCACGAACTCGTTCATCTTATCAAGCTTTTGAAGCAGGTGTTTACGATGCCTTTCAACTTCATCTTTCCCTATAGGTAATTGGGATGATCGAGCTTCCAACACACGCACTAAGTCTCGCTCTTCAAGCTTGTTAAACACCAACACTTGATCGTTTTGCATCAGTACGTTTAATGCTTTAACCAATCCATTCCGACTAACGTTAAGCACGCTCATGAGGTACTCTTCTTCGATGTCCACCGACTCATAAAAGGCACGGGCATCTAATACCCGTTCAAGTTGATCTACAAATTCTACCTTCTCAGGGTTATTGCACCGTTCTTTGAACTTTTGCAGCATATCTCTACTGAGAATAAACTGAATCGATAAACCACTCTTTACTTTTTGCTCCCAAGCTATGATGCCAAATTGATCCAGTAAGCGCAGTGACGATTTACAAATACCCAGAGCTTGCTTCGAACGAATCTTTACGGATTCTATATCGAGAGGTACCGAAGCCTCCATCACCCCAGCAACGGCTAATTCTAAACTATCACATAATGCTTGATATACTTTTTCTAGTTGTTCTCGAGTAGGATAGCTCTGTTCAATACGTAGCTTTGCTTGGCTAAAATCTGTGGGTTTATAGTACAAAATGGGAAAGGCTTCTTCCCCATCTCGCCCTGCACGTCCTGCTTCTTGATAATAGGCTTCAATTGAAAAAGGCATCTCCTCGTGAATCACAAATCGACAATCGGGCTTATCAATACCCATCCCGAATGCATTCGTAGCCACCACTAAGTGAACAGTTCCTTTTACCCAATAACGTTGAATATCGCGCCGGTCGAGTGGCTGAACACCTGCATGGTATGCTTTACACTTGATGCCTTGGTTCGAAAAATAAGCCGCCCAATTTTCACAGTTTCGTCGCGT belongs to Balneola vulgaris DSM 17893 and includes:
- a CDS encoding RecQ family ATP-dependent DNA helicase; translation: MKKEGVNLTDSIQLAEQKLQEIWGYPEFRKGQKEAVSAVLENRDTLVLFPTGGGKSLCYQVPALVKEGLTLVISPLVALMQDQVQQLQDLGVSATFINNTIAPFEVEQRLVNARNGMYKLLYCSPERLKTTLFHNELQNLNVQLVAVDEAHCVSEWGHDFRPSYREIKTNLAGLPSTTSWIALTATATPEVKADIIQNLEFENPEVISLGFSRPNLKWWVVYTEKKREKLIEGTLKALKKGDGLIYGGTRRNCENWAAYFSNQGIKCKAYHAGVQPLDRRDIQRYWVKGTVHLVVATNAFGMGIDKPDCRFVIHEEMPFSIEAYYQEAGRAGRDGEEAFPILYYKPTDFSQAKLRIEQSYPTREQLEKVYQALCDSLELAVAGVMEASVPLDIESVKIRSKQALGICKSSLRLLDQFGIIAWEQKVKSGLSIQFILSRDMLQKFKERCNNPEKVEFVDQLERVLDARAFYESVDIEEEYLMSVLNVSRNGLVKALNVLMQNDQVLVFNKLEERDLVRVLEARSSQLPIGKDEVERHRKHLLQKLDKMNEFVLSNSCREVFLQQYFGNSETQECGHCDNCIKTNEKWQSQGMDAKLLRASMQQLASQPRSAEQLKSALNIDLNTAQSIIQYLLKEERIEAVEEETGLYSITSSS